In Lactococcus paracarnosus, a genomic segment contains:
- a CDS encoding 3-keto-L-gulonate-6-phosphate decarboxylase UlaD, whose product MTRPNLQVALDHSDLPSAIKAIKTVGDIVDIIEVGTILILQAGDQAVRCIRAMYPDKTIVADTKCADAGGTVAENVQKAGADWTTVICCATIPTMKAAAEKIAAVQVELYGDWTYAQAQLWLDAGIRQVIYHQSRDALLAGETWGEKDLAKIQKLIDMGFQVSVTGGLDVDTLKLFKGMAVYTFITGRGITAAQDPAQAATAFLDEIKAIWEA is encoded by the coding sequence ATGACAAGACCAAATCTACAGGTTGCCTTGGATCATTCAGATTTACCAAGTGCGATCAAGGCGATAAAAACTGTCGGTGATATCGTTGATATTATCGAGGTTGGAACGATTTTAATTCTTCAAGCAGGAGACCAGGCTGTCCGCTGTATTCGTGCCATGTATCCAGACAAGACGATCGTTGCCGATACAAAATGTGCGGATGCAGGTGGTACCGTCGCAGAAAATGTTCAGAAGGCTGGTGCGGATTGGACGACAGTCATTTGCTGCGCAACGATTCCGACCATGAAGGCAGCAGCTGAAAAAATAGCAGCAGTACAAGTGGAGCTATATGGTGACTGGACGTATGCGCAAGCACAACTCTGGCTAGATGCTGGTATTAGGCAAGTCATTTACCATCAGAGCCGTGATGCCCTTTTAGCAGGGGAGACCTGGGGAGAAAAGGATCTAGCCAAGATTCAAAAGTTAATCGATATGGGCTTTCAGGTCTCAGTAACAGGTGGCTTGGACGTGGATACTTTGAAATTGTTTAAGGGGATGGCTGTCTATACTTTCATAACTGGTAGAGGGATTACCGCAGCACAAGACCCAGCACAGGCAGCAACCGCCTTCCTAGATGAGATAAAAGCGATTTGGGAGGCCTGA
- a CDS encoding PTS ascorbate transporter subunit IIC, which yields MENVFAVIMVVWDFFAKNILTQPAYFIGVIVLIGYILLKKPWYECLAGFLKATVGYFILTVGSGGLVNNFRPILAGLKDRFNLAATVIDPYFGQNAIDAGIMETFGRTFGDVMILLLIAFIANIVLVRFQKYTKMRAVFTTGNVQVQQAATAFWLILFCFPNLGRVEILAVMGLILGLYWAVGSNLTVGYTQELTEGAGFAVAHQQVFGIAIVSAIAEKFKSKKSKKIEDIELPGFLSIFNENMVATAILMLFFFGIIMTVLGKGYFVDHKIILPTQNFFFYIMTTSLQFAVNLAILQLGVRTFVSELTESFTGISNTLLPGAVPGIDVAATFAFGSPNAVTIGFLFGALGQFLMIGLLILLKSPTVIIAGFIPLFFDNAAFAVYANNRGGIKAACILPFLSGIIQVGGSALIATWVGLSKYGGYIGMFDWATVWPGFTVIMKFLGYFGIAVVVLILVVIPQLQYKKDPDGYFLVVEDYDAYAARK from the coding sequence ATGGAAAATGTATTTGCTGTAATCATGGTCGTATGGGATTTCTTTGCCAAGAATATCCTGACACAACCTGCTTATTTTATCGGTGTGATTGTGCTAATCGGGTATATCTTGTTGAAGAAACCTTGGTATGAGTGTTTAGCTGGTTTTTTGAAGGCGACAGTTGGCTACTTCATTTTAACAGTAGGATCGGGTGGCTTGGTGAATAACTTTCGGCCCATTCTGGCTGGATTAAAAGACCGGTTCAACTTAGCTGCGACAGTAATTGACCCTTATTTTGGACAAAATGCCATCGATGCAGGGATTATGGAAACATTCGGTCGTACATTTGGCGATGTTATGATCTTACTTTTGATCGCGTTTATCGCAAATATTGTGCTAGTGAGATTTCAGAAATATACAAAAATGCGGGCTGTCTTTACAACAGGTAATGTGCAGGTGCAACAAGCAGCGACAGCTTTCTGGTTAATCTTATTTTGCTTCCCCAACTTGGGACGCGTTGAAATATTAGCCGTTATGGGACTTATCTTAGGCCTATATTGGGCTGTCGGGTCAAATCTGACAGTTGGCTATACGCAAGAACTAACAGAAGGGGCAGGATTTGCTGTCGCCCATCAACAAGTCTTTGGGATCGCGATTGTATCAGCGATTGCTGAGAAATTTAAATCTAAAAAGTCTAAGAAAATCGAAGATATCGAGTTGCCAGGTTTTCTCTCTATTTTTAATGAAAATATGGTTGCGACAGCGATTCTCATGTTATTCTTCTTTGGGATTATTATGACCGTTTTGGGTAAAGGCTATTTTGTAGATCACAAGATTATTTTACCCACACAAAATTTCTTCTTCTATATTATGACGACCTCCCTACAGTTTGCGGTCAATCTAGCCATTCTACAACTTGGTGTTAGAACCTTCGTATCAGAATTGACAGAGAGTTTCACTGGGATTTCAAATACCTTGTTACCAGGTGCTGTGCCAGGTATAGATGTTGCTGCAACTTTTGCATTTGGCTCACCAAATGCGGTCACGATTGGCTTCTTGTTTGGTGCCTTAGGTCAATTTTTAATGATTGGTCTCTTGATTTTACTCAAATCACCGACTGTCATCATCGCAGGCTTTATTCCCCTCTTTTTTGACAATGCAGCATTCGCCGTCTATGCCAATAACCGTGGTGGGATTAAAGCAGCCTGTATTTTACCGTTTCTGTCAGGAATCATCCAAGTAGGTGGATCAGCCTTGATTGCGACATGGGTCGGCTTATCAAAATATGGTGGTTATATTGGTATGTTTGACTGGGCGACGGTGTGGCCAGGATTTACGGTGATTATGAAATTCCTAGGCTACTTTGGTATAGCGGTTGTTGTCCTCATCTTAGTTGTGATTCCACAATTACAGTATAAAAAAGACCCAGATGGCTATTTCTTAGTCGTTGAAGATTATGATGCCTACGCTGCGCGTAAGTAA
- a CDS encoding DeoR/GlpR family DNA-binding transcription regulator gives MKNAIRNIQARQQTLLDMLKDDQAHTVKALSLSLKTSETTIRRDLASLARMGKVNRSHGKAKISKTGLEIDKCDNQNIEVIKEALAKTAASFVKNGNTVFINSSSAALDAVKYLIHKQVTIITNNVKVAALDHNSESSVFLSGGEVRFPKEALIGQSAQAFFEAIQADIAIIGCYGISAERGLTTPVIHEAKINEVIVKQTRGIVICIADYRKIGESANFKSCDLSYIDYLITDTFSNPDKLKKIEDCGVNIIQIQV, from the coding sequence TTGAAAAATGCTATCCGTAACATTCAAGCTAGACAGCAAACCTTACTAGACATGCTGAAAGACGATCAAGCGCATACCGTAAAGGCACTGAGCTTATCTCTTAAAACATCCGAAACAACCATCCGACGGGATCTAGCCAGTCTTGCCCGAATGGGTAAAGTTAACCGCAGTCATGGCAAGGCCAAGATTTCAAAAACAGGTCTTGAGATTGACAAGTGTGATAACCAAAATATCGAAGTGATTAAAGAAGCCTTAGCCAAGACAGCTGCATCCTTTGTCAAAAATGGTAATACAGTCTTCATCAATTCTTCTTCTGCTGCCCTTGATGCAGTCAAATATCTGATTCATAAACAAGTAACGATCATTACTAACAATGTCAAGGTCGCAGCACTTGACCATAATTCGGAATCCTCGGTCTTTCTATCAGGTGGCGAAGTCCGCTTTCCTAAAGAGGCGCTAATTGGGCAGTCAGCCCAAGCCTTCTTTGAAGCCATACAGGCTGATATTGCCATTATCGGCTGCTATGGTATCTCCGCTGAACGTGGTCTAACGACACCCGTCATCCATGAAGCTAAAATTAATGAGGTGATCGTCAAGCAAACCCGCGGGATCGTGATTTGTATAGCTGATTATCGTAAGATAGGCGAATCTGCCAACTTTAAAAGTTGTGACCTCTCCTATATCGATTACCTGATTACTGATACCTTCTCAAATCCAGATAAGCTCAAAAAAATAGAAGATTGCGGGGTCAATATCATCCAAATTCAAGTTTGA
- a CDS encoding PTS sugar transporter subunit IIA: MLKYLHDHDLVRISDRQPENWEEAIRISCENLIDKGIINETYREEVVAAVHNYGPYIVIVPGVAMPHSTDKSSGVFGTAISFTKFKEKIYFEAGNEDKQASLFFTLAAKNPDEHMTNIANLSDLLMTDGVIEALDKITSISDFESLLQT, encoded by the coding sequence ATGCTTAAGTATTTGCATGATCACGATTTGGTCAGAATTTCTGATAGACAACCTGAAAACTGGGAGGAAGCGATTCGGATATCCTGTGAAAATCTGATTGATAAAGGAATTATAAATGAGACGTATAGGGAAGAAGTAGTAGCGGCTGTTCATAACTATGGCCCCTACATCGTGATTGTACCAGGTGTTGCCATGCCACACTCGACTGATAAAAGTTCTGGTGTTTTTGGTACAGCAATTAGTTTCACAAAATTTAAAGAAAAAATTTATTTTGAAGCTGGTAATGAAGACAAGCAAGCTAGCCTATTTTTTACACTAGCTGCAAAAAATCCAGATGAACATATGACAAATATCGCCAATCTATCTGATTTATTGATGACGGATGGGGTGATTGAAGCGCTTGACAAGATCACCTCTATTTCTGACTTTGAAAGCTTGCTCCAAACGTAG
- a CDS encoding L-ribulose-5-phosphate 3-epimerase: MLGLYEKALPKDISWYERLRLAKTLGFDFVELSIDEADARLARLDWTKAQRKEIRDASFTLDMPILSMCLSAHRRYPLGSSDPTKQAHGLDIMQKAVDLAVDLGIRSIQLAGYDVYYEAKSISTRHSFIENLKKCVAIAANKSVVLSIEIMDDPFINSISKFYEIKSQIPSPYLQVYPDLGNLSAWPENQVGHELEKGIGAISQIHLKDTLAVTDQFSGQFKNVAFGAGCVDFIGCLKTLKRLNYSGSFVMEMWSETSEQPLIEIEKAKAVVLPLLKEAGYA; the protein is encoded by the coding sequence ATGTTAGGACTTTATGAAAAGGCATTACCCAAAGACATCTCTTGGTATGAGCGACTTCGCTTGGCTAAAACCTTAGGATTTGACTTTGTTGAACTATCTATCGATGAGGCAGATGCGCGACTTGCTAGATTAGACTGGACAAAAGCCCAAAGAAAAGAGATACGTGATGCCAGCTTTACCTTAGACATGCCCATACTATCGATGTGTTTGTCTGCGCACCGCAGGTATCCTCTGGGATCATCTGACCCGACTAAGCAAGCGCATGGCCTTGATATCATGCAGAAAGCAGTTGATTTGGCAGTCGATTTAGGGATTCGGTCGATCCAACTTGCTGGCTACGATGTGTATTATGAAGCCAAATCAATCAGCACACGACATAGCTTTATCGAAAATCTAAAAAAATGTGTGGCGATTGCTGCCAATAAATCAGTTGTGCTGTCGATCGAAATCATGGATGACCCTTTCATTAATTCTATCTCTAAATTCTATGAGATTAAGTCGCAAATCCCATCCCCTTATTTGCAGGTCTATCCAGATTTGGGTAATCTATCTGCATGGCCTGAAAATCAAGTTGGTCATGAACTAGAAAAAGGGATTGGTGCCATCAGCCAAATTCATCTCAAAGATACACTTGCAGTCACCGATCAGTTTTCGGGTCAGTTCAAAAATGTTGCCTTTGGTGCAGGCTGTGTTGATTTCATCGGCTGTTTAAAGACATTAAAACGCTTGAACTACTCAGGGTCATTTGTCATGGAAATGTGGAGTGAGACGAGCGAGCAGCCGCTAATTGAAATCGAAAAAGCAAAGGCTGTTGTGTTACCACTTTTAAAGGAGGCAGGTTATGCTTAA
- a CDS encoding DUF4430 domain-containing protein gives MTLLTFKKSATLVAALGFAFSLAACGNQTKGEATKASTASADTATITLDFENDKKVDETKKVTIKKDQTLLEALKDTFKVEEKSGFITSIDGKKQDETAKKYWMFDINGKMADKGAADIHLKKGDKVAFYLGSF, from the coding sequence ATGACATTATTGACATTCAAAAAAAGCGCAACACTGGTTGCAGCTTTAGGGTTTGCGTTTAGCCTAGCGGCTTGTGGCAATCAAACTAAGGGAGAAGCGACTAAAGCTAGTACTGCTTCAGCAGATACAGCAACGATTACCTTAGACTTTGAAAATGACAAAAAAGTAGACGAAACAAAAAAGGTAACGATCAAAAAAGATCAAACCTTACTTGAAGCGCTCAAAGATACCTTTAAAGTTGAAGAAAAAAGCGGCTTTATCACATCAATCGATGGTAAAAAACAAGATGAAACAGCTAAAAAATACTGGATGTTCGATATCAATGGCAAAATGGCCGATAAGGGAGCAGCAGATATTCACTTGAAAAAAGGGGACAAAGTTGCCTTCTACCTCGGTAGTTTTTAA
- a CDS encoding PTS sugar transporter subunit IIB, producing MRVLVSCANGSGTSLMMKRSVETAMKTLGIKITSIHHCSISEGKGQATNYDVVFTPLNFVKMFDGAKAKGITIVGVKNVMSAKEIQERIETETDLMTRG from the coding sequence ATGAGAGTATTAGTATCATGTGCCAATGGTTCAGGGACAAGTTTGATGATGAAACGTAGTGTTGAAACGGCAATGAAGACCTTAGGCATCAAAATTACAAGTATCCATCACTGTTCTATTTCAGAAGGAAAAGGCCAAGCTACCAATTATGATGTTGTCTTTACCCCCTTGAATTTTGTGAAGATGTTTGACGGTGCAAAGGCAAAAGGGATTACGATTGTCGGTGTTAAAAATGTCATGAGTGCCAAAGAGATTCAAGAACGGATTGAAACTGAAACAGATTTGATGACACGTGGATAG
- a CDS encoding L-ribulose-5-phosphate 4-epimerase, with amino-acid sequence MLNKLTERDAKVLSDMKQRVWQANLALAKAGLVVLTWGNASEINRELGFIVIKPSGVPYETMTADQMVVTDLAGNLLDQDSLRPSSDLPTHVYLYQHFTEVNGIVHTHSKYAVMWAQSGRNIPPYGTTHADTFYGPIPCTRQLTQSEVEAAYERDTGKVIVECFEKNDLDPLAVPGVLTIGHGPFSWAATVSKAVENAVVLDEVAHMALFTELLNNDRPVLPSYMLDKHYFRKHGANAYYGQK; translated from the coding sequence ATGCTTAATAAGTTGACTGAGCGTGATGCCAAAGTCTTGTCTGATATGAAACAACGCGTCTGGCAAGCTAATTTAGCACTAGCAAAAGCGGGATTAGTTGTCCTAACATGGGGTAATGCGAGTGAAATCAATCGTGAGCTAGGGTTTATTGTCATCAAGCCGAGTGGTGTCCCCTATGAGACGATGACAGCTGATCAGATGGTTGTGACAGATTTGGCAGGCAACTTACTCGATCAAGACTCACTCAGACCATCATCGGATCTACCGACGCATGTCTATCTATACCAACACTTCACAGAGGTCAATGGGATTGTCCATACTCATTCTAAATATGCCGTGATGTGGGCCCAGTCGGGGAGAAATATCCCACCCTACGGGACAACCCATGCCGATACATTTTATGGGCCAATTCCCTGCACACGTCAATTGACCCAGTCAGAAGTTGAGGCAGCCTATGAGCGAGATACGGGTAAGGTTATTGTTGAGTGCTTTGAAAAGAACGACCTTGATCCACTTGCTGTACCAGGTGTCTTAACTATCGGTCATGGGCCATTTTCTTGGGCGGCAACCGTGTCAAAAGCGGTTGAAAATGCAGTTGTGCTAGATGAAGTCGCCCACATGGCGCTGTTTACGGAACTGCTTAATAACGATCGTCCTGTCTTACCGAGCTATATGTTAGATAAGCATTATTTTAGAAAACATGGGGCCAATGCCTATTACGGGCAAAAGTGA
- a CDS encoding DNRLRE domain-containing protein, with translation MGIRLRKLGIKISKYLALTLLILTNTPIAYANDIKNAIKQSKSESYYKATVNELKDTVIPETPNRDTKKENKASGDQVNTEEKQDAKHAIRLPEVSETKTSQEAAALKKTYGEPILVNGQEQIFKKDETNFITYMSGDVKTYQDEKGTQFPVNLTLISDQADGKAVFKPSGSPVDVVLPEKVTDKQGIKVSKGKDTLELFPKDKTYENATVKDNAILYNNVDEADDVQYTVTDNGVKEEIILNKWRDKHEFKYQFSSQAYDANLQNNQVVVTKKGKKDILFVLSAPVMIDKKGEKSDAIKMRLKKDKNEYELTIDANKAWLEDAKRSYPVRIDPTITVPTENLIDTVTSSVHGTYQGRGYGYVGYITQEMTGVWNAKDVGRTRIYTKVNYDFSKIPKEAKINSASYNLYQYVQYPQTNATFSSYKLTQDFNINSLTWDNSVGLTQEPTGENAISSAKYGMHQFDIRDTVNSWVQGLSPNYGLVVQATNENDYGGAFYTTYSTGDAGQVDFSPDKRPSLTINWSVPDPVDVNYPIGNTTLNLRSMISSDKKGKLQFQGVFADGITTPGSIIDYQLNDPLKAYSGQSYASYSYKFPDSSLFDSAFEKGTTRYKDKLANWQTGLPFTTPDHNKVYTIDAESKKDGASSGKKNSEKFVIYKVTQYDTLPKIAAYYGVPLSQIVFDNRVQDMLLVKNNTLFIRNPKKNAEKPYNPPALTDGTKEAIDSLLMGRGLHCEFGFEPINLNTGNFYLNRTDVSIPSLTKDFEITRHYNAKGASQNSLFGRGWAFEFNEQVTSDEAGNLYYTRSDGSILTFKKEGGTYTSPEGYDLSLKVKEKEHKKADFGNGEEAYSVKEYVITDKQNQEKTFNYFGLLSSQKDEQGNLTTLEYNENAQMTAIHDPSGLTYNISMNDAGYIAHIGLPNGSSLKYDYDDSGHLMNYTDASGAVTRYDYDNNDLMTAWYDGNGTKIIENSYDDKARVTKQVDGTGAVSTLAYSDGQTQTTDTRIDIFKN, from the coding sequence ATGGGGATTAGGTTAAGGAAATTAGGCATAAAAATCAGTAAATATCTCGCTTTAACGCTACTTATTTTAACAAATACACCTATTGCTTATGCGAATGATATAAAAAATGCGATCAAACAAAGTAAGTCTGAATCATATTATAAAGCAACTGTAAATGAGCTTAAAGATACGGTCATTCCAGAGACACCCAATCGTGATACAAAAAAAGAAAATAAAGCATCTGGTGACCAGGTAAACACTGAGGAAAAACAGGACGCCAAACACGCTATTCGATTACCAGAAGTCTCAGAAACAAAAACGAGTCAAGAAGCAGCAGCATTAAAAAAGACATATGGCGAGCCAATTCTAGTCAATGGACAAGAACAGATATTTAAAAAAGATGAGACAAACTTTATCACGTATATGAGTGGCGATGTCAAAACTTATCAAGATGAAAAAGGGACCCAATTCCCTGTCAATTTAACGCTCATTAGCGATCAAGCAGATGGCAAAGCTGTATTCAAACCAAGTGGTAGTCCAGTAGATGTGGTCTTGCCTGAGAAAGTGACTGACAAACAAGGGATTAAAGTCTCAAAAGGAAAAGATACGTTAGAATTATTTCCCAAAGATAAAACATATGAGAACGCGACAGTCAAAGATAATGCGATTTTATATAATAATGTGGATGAAGCGGATGATGTGCAATACACGGTCACAGATAATGGTGTTAAAGAAGAAATCATTTTAAATAAATGGCGTGACAAGCATGAGTTTAAGTATCAATTTTCGTCTCAGGCATATGATGCCAATCTACAAAATAACCAAGTCGTGGTGACAAAAAAAGGTAAAAAAGATATCCTATTTGTCCTTTCAGCACCGGTTATGATTGATAAAAAGGGTGAAAAAAGCGACGCGATAAAGATGCGCTTAAAAAAAGATAAAAATGAGTATGAGTTAACCATCGATGCAAATAAGGCATGGCTTGAAGATGCAAAAAGAAGCTATCCTGTCAGAATCGACCCGACCATTACTGTTCCGACAGAAAATCTAATCGATACAGTAACGAGCTCTGTGCATGGGACTTATCAAGGCAGAGGCTATGGTTATGTCGGGTATATCACACAAGAGATGACAGGTGTTTGGAATGCAAAAGATGTCGGTAGAACAAGGATCTATACAAAAGTTAACTATGATTTTTCAAAGATCCCTAAAGAGGCAAAAATTAATAGCGCATCTTATAATCTCTATCAGTATGTGCAATATCCGCAAACAAATGCCACTTTTTCAAGTTATAAACTGACGCAAGATTTTAACATCAACTCACTTACATGGGATAATTCAGTTGGCTTAACACAAGAACCTACTGGAGAAAACGCCATCAGTTCTGCCAAGTATGGCATGCATCAATTTGATATTCGTGATACTGTCAATAGTTGGGTACAGGGCCTTAGTCCGAATTATGGACTGGTTGTTCAAGCTACAAATGAAAACGATTACGGCGGGGCTTTTTATACGACCTATTCGACAGGTGATGCGGGTCAAGTTGACTTCTCTCCTGACAAGCGACCAAGTTTAACCATTAATTGGTCAGTACCTGATCCAGTTGACGTGAACTACCCGATTGGCAACACAACACTTAACCTGAGATCGATGATTTCCTCAGATAAGAAGGGTAAGCTTCAATTTCAAGGGGTCTTCGCAGATGGCATCACGACACCAGGATCAATTATTGACTATCAGTTGAATGATCCTTTAAAAGCCTATAGTGGTCAATCCTATGCGAGTTACTCCTATAAGTTCCCTGATTCAAGCCTTTTTGACTCAGCCTTTGAAAAAGGGACGACCAGATACAAAGATAAGTTAGCCAACTGGCAAACAGGACTGCCTTTCACGACACCAGATCATAATAAGGTGTATACGATCGATGCCGAAAGTAAAAAAGATGGTGCTTCTAGTGGGAAGAAGAACAGTGAGAAGTTTGTTATCTATAAGGTCACGCAATATGACACACTGCCTAAGATAGCTGCCTATTACGGTGTACCATTATCCCAAATTGTTTTCGATAACCGCGTGCAAGATATGTTGCTAGTTAAGAACAATACCTTGTTTATTCGTAATCCTAAAAAGAATGCTGAAAAACCTTATAATCCACCAGCACTGACGGATGGGACTAAAGAAGCGATTGATAGTTTGCTGATGGGTCGTGGCTTGCACTGTGAATTCGGGTTTGAACCGATCAACCTCAATACGGGTAATTTCTATCTTAATAGAACAGATGTATCGATCCCTAGTTTGACTAAAGATTTTGAAATTACAAGACATTACAATGCAAAAGGAGCAAGTCAAAATAGTCTTTTTGGTCGAGGTTGGGCATTTGAGTTTAATGAGCAAGTGACAAGTGATGAAGCGGGTAATCTCTACTATACTCGAAGTGACGGTAGCATTTTAACCTTTAAAAAAGAAGGAGGGACATACACTTCTCCTGAAGGCTATGATTTATCCTTGAAAGTTAAGGAAAAAGAGCATAAAAAAGCTGACTTTGGGAATGGTGAAGAGGCATATAGCGTTAAAGAATATGTGATTACTGACAAGCAGAATCAAGAAAAAACCTTTAACTATTTTGGCTTATTAAGCAGTCAAAAAGATGAACAAGGCAATCTAACAACACTTGAGTATAATGAAAATGCGCAGATGACTGCCATTCACGATCCTAGCGGTCTTACTTACAACATCTCCATGAATGATGCAGGATATATCGCCCATATTGGCTTACCTAATGGCTCAAGTCTAAAATATGACTATGATGACTCGGGTCATTTAATGAATTATACGGATGCGAGTGGGGCTGTGACACGTTATGACTATGATAACAATGACTTAATGACAGCTTGGTATGATGGTAATGGCACTAAAATCATAGAGAATAGCTATGATGACAAAGCGCGTGTTACCAAACAAGTTGACGGGACAGGTGCGGTCTCGACATTAGCCTATAGTGATGGGCAAACACAAACAACAGATACTAGAATTGATATTTTTAAAAATTAA
- the ulaG gene encoding L-ascorbate 6-phosphate lactonase codes for MANKITEVTKESWVLSTFPEWGTYLNEEIEATVVKPATVSIWWLGCTGIWLKSEGGTNILCDLWCGTGKRTHGSGQMVKGHQMMRMSGALKQQPNLRTQPFVIDPFAVKDIDALVVTHIHSDHLDINTAAAVNSNCPDAKFIGPQEVVNIWLKWGVPADKTIVVHPGDEVEIGDVTLLALEAFDRTVLVTEPDPEVILKDKMPQDMNELAVNYLFQTTGGNVYHAGDSHYSNLFAKHGNEHKIDVCLGAYGENPRGITDKVTSVDMLRMAEALNAKVVIPVHYDIWANFMADPKEITAIWQFKKDRLNYQFKPFIWQVGGKFTYPDDKDRLEFNFDRGFDDVFAIDNDTPFPSFL; via the coding sequence ATGGCAAACAAAATCACAGAGGTGACAAAAGAATCTTGGGTACTCTCAACATTTCCAGAGTGGGGGACTTATCTCAACGAAGAAATTGAGGCAACCGTCGTTAAGCCAGCTACAGTATCCATTTGGTGGTTGGGGTGTACGGGCATTTGGTTGAAATCTGAAGGGGGCACCAATATCCTTTGTGATCTCTGGTGCGGGACTGGTAAACGGACACATGGCAGCGGACAGATGGTCAAAGGCCATCAGATGATGCGCATGAGCGGTGCCTTGAAACAGCAACCCAATTTGCGGACCCAACCCTTTGTCATTGATCCATTTGCAGTAAAAGATATTGATGCTTTAGTGGTGACGCATATTCATTCGGATCATCTGGATATCAATACTGCAGCGGCAGTTAACAGCAACTGTCCAGATGCTAAATTCATCGGCCCACAAGAAGTGGTGAATATCTGGCTAAAATGGGGTGTTCCAGCTGATAAAACGATCGTTGTTCATCCTGGAGATGAAGTTGAAATTGGAGATGTCACACTCTTAGCACTTGAGGCCTTTGACAGGACTGTCTTGGTGACTGAGCCTGACCCTGAGGTGATCCTAAAAGATAAAATGCCTCAGGATATGAACGAGCTTGCCGTCAACTATCTTTTCCAAACAACTGGTGGTAATGTCTATCATGCGGGGGATTCCCATTATTCCAACCTATTTGCAAAGCACGGAAATGAGCATAAAATAGATGTTTGTTTAGGCGCATATGGTGAAAACCCACGTGGTATCACGGATAAGGTCACCTCGGTAGATATGTTGCGGATGGCAGAAGCGCTAAATGCTAAAGTTGTGATTCCGGTTCATTATGATATTTGGGCAAACTTCATGGCTGATCCTAAAGAAATCACAGCAATTTGGCAATTTAAAAAAGATCGCCTAAACTATCAGTTCAAACCGTTTATCTGGCAAGTTGGTGGGAAGTTCACCTACCCAGATGACAAAGACCGTTTGGAGTTCAACTTTGACCGTGGCTTTGATGATGTCTTTGCAATTGATAATGACACACCATTCCCATCATTCTTATAA
- a CDS encoding toxin C-terminal domain-containing protein, protein MNDLNSKKTRSGTYDKDLNRIGD, encoded by the coding sequence ATAAATGATTTAAATAGTAAAAAAACTAGATCTGGAACATATGATAAAGATTTGAATAGGATAGGAGACTAA